Proteins encoded in a region of the Ralstonia pseudosolanacearum genome:
- a CDS encoding AGE family epimerase/isomerase — translation MLPSFSTSVLPGTIELPDAAAALEAFDRHYDDVLLPMWLGPGWNAQAGLCYEALVAEGDRLVPATTSRYRAMACARQLYTFARASVLSKRHAAVCAERAAALCHALDTRFRDTIHGGWLFAIDSALAPHDTTKDLYTHAFVLFAAAHWLAVSDDPRAAALMEEAHDVVSRRFVREGAMPLPVAAMDAAFAAPLAGVEQNPVMHLTEAYLAAAALPDAPAWAEAGVHTLAEGMAARFVDARTGCITELPIDRADTDNRIEPGHQFEWFYLVRAHADVFTRSEAGRQLADTLGRAVDTACRRGVAAETQGVCLSLELDGGMRDASQRIWAQTEYGRALSLCSETHGTLLASTLSLWSARFLHERGWHEVIDAAGHCLRADMPSSTPYHITTFYEAVRAALAARPTVVPQAVE, via the coding sequence ATGCTTCCATCGTTCTCGACGTCCGTCCTACCTGGCACCATCGAACTGCCCGACGCGGCTGCCGCGCTGGAGGCATTCGACCGCCATTACGACGATGTCCTGCTGCCGATGTGGCTCGGTCCGGGCTGGAACGCGCAGGCCGGTCTGTGCTACGAGGCGCTGGTCGCCGAGGGCGACCGCCTGGTGCCGGCCACCACGTCGCGCTACCGCGCCATGGCGTGCGCCCGGCAGCTGTACACGTTCGCCCGCGCGAGCGTGCTGTCCAAGCGGCATGCCGCGGTCTGCGCCGAGCGCGCCGCGGCGCTGTGCCATGCGCTGGACACGCGCTTCCGCGACACGATCCACGGCGGCTGGCTGTTCGCCATCGACAGCGCGCTAGCGCCGCACGACACCACCAAAGACCTGTACACGCACGCCTTCGTGCTGTTCGCCGCCGCGCACTGGCTGGCCGTGAGCGACGATCCGCGCGCCGCCGCGCTGATGGAAGAGGCGCACGACGTCGTCTCCCGCCGCTTTGTGCGCGAGGGCGCCATGCCGCTGCCGGTGGCCGCCATGGACGCGGCCTTCGCCGCGCCGCTGGCCGGCGTCGAACAGAACCCGGTGATGCACCTGACCGAAGCCTACCTGGCCGCGGCCGCCCTGCCCGATGCGCCCGCCTGGGCCGAGGCCGGCGTGCACACACTGGCCGAAGGCATGGCCGCGCGCTTCGTCGATGCGCGTACCGGCTGCATCACCGAACTGCCGATCGACCGGGCCGACACGGACAACCGCATCGAACCCGGCCACCAGTTCGAATGGTTCTACCTGGTGCGCGCGCACGCCGACGTGTTCACGCGCTCCGAGGCCGGCCGGCAGTTGGCCGACACGCTGGGCCGCGCGGTCGACACCGCCTGCCGCCGGGGCGTGGCCGCCGAGACCCAGGGCGTCTGCCTGTCGCTGGAACTGGATGGCGGCATGCGCGACGCCAGCCAGCGCATCTGGGCACAAACCGAATATGGTCGCGCGCTGTCGCTGTGCAGCGAAACCCACGGCACGCTGCTGGCCAGCACGCTGTCGCTGTGGTCTGCGCGCTTCCTGCATGAGCGTGGCTGGCATGAGGTGATCGACGCAGCAGGCCACTGCCTGCGCGCCGATATGCCCTCCAGCACGCCATACCACATCACAACTTTCTACGAGGCGGTCCGCGCTGCACTGGCGGCCCGCCCGACTGTTGTACCCCAAGCTGTTGAGTGA
- a CDS encoding glucan biosynthesis protein codes for MHRRDLLKQLAAGFLALAPGLTPTTASAMSPASAATEPFDEAWLRRRARALAAGPYRKRNTALPPPLAALGWDAYQSIGARADHALWAGQSLPFDARFFHLGLFFKSPVRMHEVVDGQSRVIAYDPAMFDYGKSGLDHAALPADLGFAGFRLTTRADPTRDVAAFLGASYFRAVGGQWQYGMSARGLAIDTGLRRAEEFPDFTEFWLVRPAPDADTLRVYALLDAPSVAGAYRFDIRPGDTLVMDVQATLFVRKPIERLGIAPLTSMFLYGENDRTDRAGDRRSAARRWRASDWRPEIHDSDGLAIWRGSGEWIWRPLANPPALRSQRFADDGPRGFGLLQRDRNPDHYQDDGVFYEKRPSVWVEPAHGWGEGAVELVELSAADETFDNIVAFWRPAVAPQTGQELAFGYRLSWGAQPPVAPPLARVVATRTGIGGIVGQPRRHFSWRFVIDFAGGELGRPGRAAVEPVIRVSRGRVEIVSARPLASIDGVRAMFDLVPDAGNAPIELQLTLQSGDRPLSETWAYQWTPPADRAV; via the coding sequence ATGCACCGCCGCGATCTTCTGAAACAGTTGGCCGCCGGATTTCTGGCTCTGGCGCCAGGGTTAACACCTACCACTGCATCGGCCATGTCGCCGGCATCCGCCGCGACGGAACCCTTCGACGAAGCCTGGCTGCGCCGGCGCGCGCGGGCCCTGGCGGCAGGGCCCTACCGCAAGCGCAACACGGCATTGCCGCCACCGCTGGCCGCGCTCGGATGGGATGCCTACCAATCGATCGGCGCGCGTGCCGACCATGCCCTGTGGGCCGGGCAGTCCCTGCCGTTCGACGCAAGGTTCTTTCATCTGGGCCTGTTTTTCAAGTCGCCGGTGCGCATGCACGAGGTGGTCGACGGCCAGTCGCGCGTCATCGCCTACGACCCGGCCATGTTCGACTACGGCAAGAGCGGGCTGGACCATGCCGCGCTGCCCGCGGACCTCGGCTTCGCCGGCTTCCGCCTGACCACGCGCGCCGACCCGACGCGCGACGTCGCCGCCTTCCTCGGCGCGAGCTATTTCCGCGCGGTGGGCGGGCAGTGGCAGTACGGCATGTCCGCGCGCGGGCTGGCGATCGACACCGGTCTGCGGCGGGCCGAGGAGTTTCCCGATTTCACCGAATTCTGGCTGGTGCGCCCGGCGCCGGACGCCGACACGCTGCGCGTCTACGCGCTGCTCGATGCCCCCAGTGTGGCCGGCGCCTACCGCTTCGACATCCGCCCCGGCGACACGCTGGTGATGGACGTGCAGGCCACGCTGTTCGTGCGCAAGCCGATCGAGCGGCTCGGCATCGCGCCGCTGACCAGCATGTTCCTGTACGGCGAGAACGACCGCACCGACCGCGCGGGGGATCGCCGCAGCGCGGCCCGCCGCTGGCGCGCTTCCGACTGGCGCCCGGAGATCCACGATTCCGACGGGCTGGCCATCTGGCGCGGCTCGGGCGAATGGATCTGGCGGCCGCTGGCCAACCCGCCCGCGCTGCGCAGCCAGCGCTTCGCCGACGATGGCCCGCGCGGCTTCGGCCTGCTGCAGCGCGACCGCAACCCGGACCACTATCAGGACGACGGCGTGTTCTACGAAAAGCGCCCCAGCGTCTGGGTCGAGCCCGCGCACGGCTGGGGCGAGGGCGCGGTGGAGCTGGTCGAGCTGTCCGCCGCCGACGAGACCTTCGACAACATCGTCGCCTTCTGGCGGCCGGCCGTGGCGCCGCAGACCGGCCAGGAGCTGGCCTTCGGCTACCGGCTGAGCTGGGGCGCCCAGCCCCCGGTGGCGCCGCCGCTGGCGCGCGTGGTGGCCACGCGCACCGGCATCGGCGGCATCGTCGGGCAGCCGCGCAGGCATTTCTCGTGGCGCTTCGTGATCGATTTCGCCGGTGGTGAACTGGGCCGGCCCGGCCGCGCCGCCGTCGAGCCCGTCATCCGCGTCTCGCGCGGGCGCGTGGAGATTGTCTCGGCCCGGCCGCTGGCCAGCATCGACGGCGTGCGCGCGATGTTCGACCTGGTGCCGGATGCGGGCAACGCCCCCATCGAACTGCAACTGACGCTGCAATCCGGCGACCGGCCGCTGTCGGAGACCTGGGCGTACCAGTGGACGCCGCCGGCGGATCGGGCTGTGTAG
- a CDS encoding AbrB/MazE/SpoVT family DNA-binding domain-containing protein: protein MQVSKWGNSLAIRLPAAVVEALQLHEGDDVEVVIAGERSFGVRRKRSARELFDRIHQYRGKLPADFIFERDQANARD from the coding sequence ATGCAAGTCTCGAAATGGGGCAACAGCCTCGCCATCCGGCTGCCGGCGGCCGTTGTGGAGGCGCTTCAACTGCACGAAGGCGACGACGTCGAGGTGGTGATCGCGGGCGAGCGCTCGTTTGGCGTCCGCCGCAAGCGTTCCGCGCGCGAGCTGTTCGACCGGATCCACCAATATCGCGGCAAGCTGCCCGCCGATTTCATCTTCGAGCGCGACCAGGCCAATGCCCGCGACTGA
- a CDS encoding PIN domain-containing protein, protein MPATEAFFDSNVVLYLLSADAAKADTAETLLMTGGVVSVQVLNETTHVMRRKLAMPWHAIETVQEAVRAQCRIEPLTLETHELGRRLAERYGLSVYDALIVAAALLAGCNVLYSEDMQHGLVVEQHLRIVNPFSARA, encoded by the coding sequence ATGCCCGCGACTGAGGCATTCTTCGACAGCAATGTCGTGCTGTACCTGCTGTCGGCCGACGCCGCCAAGGCCGATACGGCGGAAACGCTGCTGATGACAGGCGGTGTCGTCAGCGTACAGGTGCTGAACGAAACGACGCACGTGATGCGCCGCAAGCTCGCCATGCCGTGGCACGCGATCGAAACGGTGCAGGAAGCCGTGCGTGCGCAATGCCGGATCGAGCCGCTGACGCTCGAAACCCATGAGCTCGGACGGCGTCTCGCAGAACGCTACGGACTGTCGGTCTATGACGCACTGATCGTCGCGGCCGCATTGCTTGCCGGCTGCAACGTGCTGTATTCCGAGGACATGCAGCACGGCCTGGTGGTCGAGCAGCATCTGCGCATCGTCAATCCTTTTTCGGCACGGGCATGA
- a CDS encoding DUF1415 domain-containing protein: MPAMTSPALTLLDPPADALNLSTDAAAELVGNVQRWLEDAVIGLNLCPFAKAVHVKQQVRYVVSRATMDGDVLDHLRAEADILRATPAAEIDTTLLIVPALADFFDFHSLTERAEAQLARAGFEGELQLASFHPDFVFADADPDDIANATNRAPAPILHLLREDSIARAAAAVPDAADIYERNIATMERLGPEGWAAMAAQFMPVPKKD; the protein is encoded by the coding sequence ATGCCCGCCATGACCTCACCTGCCCTGACCCTGCTCGACCCGCCGGCCGATGCCCTGAATCTGTCCACCGATGCGGCCGCCGAACTCGTCGGCAACGTGCAGCGCTGGCTGGAAGACGCGGTGATCGGCCTGAACCTGTGCCCGTTCGCCAAGGCCGTGCATGTGAAGCAGCAGGTACGCTACGTCGTCAGCCGCGCCACGATGGACGGCGACGTGCTCGACCACCTGCGCGCCGAAGCGGACATCCTGCGCGCCACGCCCGCCGCCGAGATCGACACGACGCTGCTGATCGTCCCGGCGCTGGCCGACTTCTTCGATTTCCACTCGCTCACCGAACGCGCCGAGGCCCAGCTCGCCCGCGCGGGCTTCGAGGGCGAGCTGCAGCTGGCGAGCTTCCACCCGGACTTCGTCTTCGCCGATGCCGATCCGGACGACATCGCCAACGCCACCAACCGCGCGCCGGCGCCGATCCTGCACCTGCTGCGCGAAGACAGCATCGCCCGCGCCGCGGCGGCCGTGCCGGACGCGGCGGACATCTACGAACGCAATATCGCGACGATGGAACGGCTCGGGCCCGAGGGGTGGGCGGCGATGGCGGCGCAGTTCATGCCCGTGCCGAAAAAGGATTGA
- the glpK gene encoding glycerol kinase GlpK has translation MEYLLALDQGTSSSRAIVFNRAGQIVASAQQEFPQHFPQPGWVEHDPLDIWNSQLATCRAALEQARLGAADMAALGITNQRETTVVWERATGRPIFNAIVWQDRRTEAICERLRAEGLEDEVRKRTGLVIDPYFSGTKLRWILDHVDGARERAARGELAFGTIDCWLVWQLTRGRLHVTDVSNASRTLLWNIHTGQWDADLMRALDIHPSLLPEVHPSAHRFGQTDADWLGAPLTIGGIAGDQQSALFGQACFKPGMAKNTYGTGCFMLLNTGERAVESRNGLISTAACQRGSQRSYALEGSVFVGGAVVQWLRDGLRAIQRSADVEGLAASVPDSGGVVFVPSFTGLGAPYWDPTAQGAIVGLSRGTTIGHIARAALESIAFQSTALLQAMTRDAVSAITELRVDGGASANNLLLQFQADLLGIPVVRPEIIETTALGAAYLAGIATGFYRSEDEVARQWRASRTFHPVISRDEAQHRMAQWEMAVAQVRLPTTHGH, from the coding sequence ATGGAATACCTCCTCGCGCTCGACCAGGGCACGTCCAGTTCGCGTGCCATCGTGTTCAACCGCGCCGGCCAGATCGTCGCCAGTGCCCAGCAGGAGTTTCCGCAGCATTTTCCGCAGCCCGGCTGGGTCGAGCACGATCCGCTCGACATCTGGAACAGCCAGCTCGCCACCTGCCGCGCCGCGCTCGAACAGGCCAGGCTGGGCGCCGCCGACATGGCCGCGCTCGGCATCACCAACCAGCGCGAGACCACCGTGGTGTGGGAGCGCGCCACCGGCCGCCCCATCTTCAATGCCATCGTCTGGCAGGACCGCCGCACCGAGGCGATCTGCGAACGGCTGCGCGCCGAGGGCCTGGAGGACGAGGTGCGCAAGCGCACCGGGCTGGTGATCGATCCGTACTTCTCGGGCACCAAGCTGCGCTGGATCCTCGACCACGTGGACGGCGCCCGCGAACGCGCCGCGCGCGGCGAGCTCGCCTTCGGCACCATCGACTGCTGGCTGGTGTGGCAACTCACGCGCGGCCGCCTGCACGTGACCGACGTGTCCAACGCCTCGCGCACCCTGCTGTGGAACATCCACACCGGCCAGTGGGATGCCGACCTGATGCGCGCGCTCGACATCCACCCGAGCCTGCTACCGGAGGTGCACCCGTCGGCCCATCGCTTCGGCCAGACCGATGCCGACTGGCTGGGCGCGCCGCTCACCATCGGCGGCATCGCCGGCGACCAGCAGTCGGCGCTGTTCGGCCAGGCCTGCTTCAAGCCGGGCATGGCCAAGAACACCTACGGCACGGGCTGCTTCATGCTGCTCAACACCGGCGAGCGTGCGGTCGAATCGCGCAACGGGCTGATCAGCACAGCGGCCTGCCAGCGCGGCAGCCAGCGCAGCTATGCGCTGGAAGGCAGCGTGTTCGTCGGCGGCGCGGTGGTGCAGTGGCTGCGCGACGGGCTGCGCGCGATCCAGCGCTCGGCCGACGTGGAGGGGCTCGCGGCCTCGGTGCCGGATTCGGGCGGCGTGGTGTTCGTGCCCTCGTTCACCGGACTGGGGGCGCCGTACTGGGACCCGACCGCGCAGGGCGCGATCGTCGGGCTGTCGCGCGGCACGACCATCGGCCATATCGCGCGGGCGGCGCTGGAGTCGATCGCGTTCCAGAGCACCGCGCTGCTGCAGGCGATGACGCGCGACGCGGTCTCGGCCATCACGGAGCTGCGCGTGGACGGCGGCGCCTCGGCCAACAACCTGCTGCTGCAGTTCCAGGCCGACCTGCTCGGCATTCCGGTGGTGCGCCCGGAGATCATCGAGACCACGGCGCTGGGCGCGGCCTACCTGGCCGGCATCGCCACCGGCTTCTACCGGAGCGAGGACGAGGTCGCGCGGCAATGGCGCGCCTCGCGCACGTTCCACCCGGTCATCAGCCGCGACGAAGCGCAGCACCGCATGGCGCAATGGGAGATGGCGGTGGCGCAGGTACGGCTGCCGACCACGCACGGCCACTGA
- the glpD gene encoding glycerol-3-phosphate dehydrogenase: protein MHHTDASHLDCDLLVVGGGINGVGIARDAVGRGLSVVLCEKDDLAQHTSSASTKLIHGGLRYLEYYEFSLVRKALLEREVLLRMAPHIMWPLRFVMPHDRSQRPAWMIRAGLFLYDHLARRRFLPGSEAVRLAQHPAGEPLKPGFARGFVYSDGWVDDARLVVLNARDAADRGAQILTRTRCLNAERRADGWHASLAGPDGIRSVRAKAIVNAAGPWAAEFARAAHALPDTRGLRLIKGSHIIVRRLFDHPFAYIFQNPDGRIVFAIPYQDDFTLIGTTDLEYTGPLDQVAIDAGEIHYLCEMANRYFARQLTPADVVWNYSGVRPLLDDSAASASAITRDYLVECETGADGRAAPLINVWGGKITTYRKLAEEALDKLAPHLPAAGAPSWTATAALPGGDLEAPGQLVRQYTFADFVTRLQKRLPWLPSRLAKRYAHQYGTRVTTLLAGAARLDDLGAEVTPGLYEAEIRYLIEYEWARTAQDILWRRTKLGLYAAEADRGRLEAWLTRHPPTAEADPEALRAP, encoded by the coding sequence ATGCACCACACCGATGCGTCGCATCTGGACTGTGATCTGCTGGTGGTCGGAGGCGGCATCAACGGGGTCGGCATTGCGCGCGACGCCGTGGGCCGTGGCCTGTCGGTGGTCTTGTGCGAGAAGGACGACCTCGCCCAGCACACCTCTTCGGCATCGACCAAGCTGATCCACGGCGGGCTGCGTTATCTCGAATATTACGAATTCAGCCTCGTGCGCAAGGCGCTGCTGGAGCGCGAGGTGCTGCTGCGCATGGCGCCGCACATCATGTGGCCGCTGCGCTTTGTGATGCCGCATGACCGCAGCCAGCGGCCGGCCTGGATGATCCGCGCGGGTCTCTTCTTATATGACCACCTGGCGCGCCGGCGCTTTCTGCCTGGCTCGGAGGCGGTCCGGCTGGCCCAGCATCCGGCGGGCGAGCCGCTCAAGCCCGGCTTTGCGCGCGGCTTCGTCTATTCCGACGGGTGGGTGGACGACGCCCGCCTGGTGGTGCTCAATGCCCGCGATGCCGCCGACCGCGGCGCGCAGATCCTCACCCGCACCCGCTGCCTGAACGCGGAGCGCCGCGCCGACGGCTGGCATGCGTCGCTGGCGGGGCCGGACGGCATCCGCTCCGTGCGGGCGAAGGCGATCGTCAACGCGGCCGGTCCGTGGGCCGCGGAGTTCGCCCGGGCGGCGCACGCGCTGCCGGACACGCGCGGCCTGCGCCTCATCAAGGGCAGCCACATCATCGTGCGGCGGCTGTTCGACCATCCGTTCGCCTATATCTTCCAGAACCCGGACGGGCGGATCGTCTTTGCGATCCCGTACCAGGATGACTTCACGCTGATCGGCACGACGGATCTGGAGTACACCGGTCCGCTGGACCAGGTCGCCATCGACGCCGGCGAGATCCACTATCTGTGCGAGATGGCCAACCGCTATTTCGCGCGGCAGCTGACACCCGCCGACGTGGTGTGGAACTACTCGGGCGTGCGGCCGCTGCTCGATGACAGCGCCGCCAGCGCGTCGGCCATCACGCGCGACTACCTGGTCGAATGCGAGACCGGGGCCGATGGCCGCGCGGCGCCGCTGATCAATGTCTGGGGCGGCAAGATCACCACCTACCGCAAGCTGGCCGAGGAAGCGCTGGACAAGCTGGCGCCGCACCTGCCGGCGGCGGGCGCGCCGTCGTGGACGGCCACGGCCGCCCTGCCCGGCGGCGATCTGGAGGCGCCCGGCCAACTGGTCAGGCAGTACACCTTCGCCGATTTTGTGACCCGCCTGCAAAAACGTTTGCCATGGCTGCCATCCAGGCTGGCGAAGCGCTATGCGCACCAGTACGGCACGCGCGTGACCACGCTGCTCGCGGGCGCGGCGCGGCTGGACGACCTGGGCGCGGAGGTCACGCCCGGCCTGTACGAAGCCGAGATCCGCTACCTGATCGAGTACGAATGGGCCCGCACGGCGCAGGACATCCTGTGGCGGCGGACCAAGCTGGGCCTGTACGCCGCCGAGGCCGACCGCGGCCGCCTGGAAGCCTGGCTGACGCGGCACCCGCCGACTGCCGAGGCCGATCCGGAGGCGCTGCGCGCGCCCTGA